One Diceros bicornis minor isolate mBicDic1 chromosome 11, mDicBic1.mat.cur, whole genome shotgun sequence genomic region harbors:
- the LOC131411183 gene encoding putative uncharacterized protein encoded by ZNF503-AS2, with translation MGCLTLISKDLEAPRLRLRLRLLAGPESAPVTYTPKSGPPALGDPQPGGGSCAASRLSPAPHPPKSGGGGSPCTQTPLLSLQLIKLQDSRPRTQEDLNSLPLQVGNSLAAGATAAARESWSRPPTPVLRSPLRGAAPATGSPRQVSQLSRGARRHARSPGQAGSRASIAPGPSTGGGQERGESRT, from the coding sequence ATGGGCTGCTTAACTTTGATTTCTAAGGACTTGGAGGCTCCGCGTTTGAGGCTCCGTTTGAGGCTCCTGGCTGGCCCGGAGTCAGCACCAGTGACGTACACACCTAAATCTGGTCCTCCGGCCCTCGGCGACCCGCAACCCGGCGGCGGCAGCTGTGCAGCTTCCCGCCTCAGCCCTGCCCCGCACCCGCCAAAGTCCGGGGGGGGAGGTTCACCCTGTACCCAAACGCCCCTCCTCTCCTTACAGTTAATTAAGCTTCAGGATTCCAGACCCCGAACGCAGGAAGACTTGAACTCTCTGCCGCTCCAGGTAGGGAACTCCCTGGCGGCGGGGGCGACAGCGGCGGCGCGGGAGAGCTGGTCCCGACCCCCGACTCCGGTGCTCAGGAGTCCCCTGCGCGGAGCGGCCCCCGCAACCGGGAGTCCCCGCCAAGTGTCCCAACTTTCCCGCGGGGCCCGCCGTCACGCGCGCTCCCCCGGCCAGGCCGGCAGTCGGGCATCGATCGCACCCGGGCCGAGCACGGGCGGcgggcaggagagaggggagtCCCGGACCTAG